From one Acidimicrobiales bacterium genomic stretch:
- the pyrR gene encoding bifunctional pyr operon transcriptional regulator/uracil phosphoribosyltransferase PyrR, translating to MAERERRTTPPYGGVFIARTRVMDADDVRRAVTRIAHEVIERNAGLTDLTVIGLQTGGVFLAESLAAALEHIDGTEVPVGTLDVAFHRDDIGLRPVMPEAVTDIPGDLTGRTVVLVDDVLFTGRTIRAALDALTGFGRPRAVQLAVMVDRGHRELPIRPDYVGKNLPTRRDEAVDVHPDGVDLGDIIKETRR from the coding sequence TTGGCAGAGCGCGAACGCAGGACGACGCCCCCCTACGGGGGCGTTTTCATCGCCCGGACCCGGGTCATGGACGCCGACGACGTGCGGCGGGCCGTCACCCGCATCGCCCACGAGGTCATCGAGCGCAACGCCGGCCTCACCGACCTCACCGTGATCGGGTTGCAGACCGGCGGGGTCTTCCTGGCCGAGTCGCTGGCCGCCGCCCTCGAGCACATCGACGGCACCGAGGTGCCGGTGGGCACGCTCGACGTGGCCTTCCACCGCGACGACATCGGCCTCCGTCCGGTGATGCCCGAGGCGGTCACCGACATCCCCGGCGACCTCACCGGCCGCACCGTGGTCCTCGTCGACGACGTGCTCTTCACCGGCCGGACCATCCGGGCCGCTCTCGACGCCCTCACCGGCTTCGGCCGCCCCCGGGCGGTGCAGCTGGCCGTCATGGTCGACCGGGGCCACCGAGAGCTGCCGATCCGGCCCGACTACGTGGGCAAGAACCTCCCCACCCGCCGGGACGAGGCGGTCGACGTCCACCCCGACGGCGTCGACCTCGGCGACATCATCAAGGAAACCCGCAGGTGA
- a CDS encoding dihydroorotase produces the protein MADATLVLKGGRVVDEAGSRDADVAIAADGTIAAVGPGLDGGRVLDCSGCVVGPGLVDLHSHLRQPGLEEAETIETGSRAAALGGYTAVVAMPNTTPAIDSAGVVREVLELARTALCDVHPAGAITKERAGTELAPMAEMAALGVRLFTDDGAGVQDSRLMRRALEYASALGVTLAQHCEDAGLSTGGYMHEGEWSSRLGIPGQPAEAEELMVARDIALCRLTKAPVHFLHLSTAGSVALVRAARAEGLPVTAEAAPHHFTLTDAAVATYDPVFKVHPPLRTDVDVAAVKAGLTDGTIDAIATDHAPHTLESKEAAFDEAPPGMIGLETALPLALGELGLPIEAVLGLLSWRPARIAGLADAHGGPVVEGRRANLCVIDPAATWVVDAAAMASRSRNTPYAGRKVTGRVRHTLLRGEPVVVDAEAQR, from the coding sequence TTGGCTGATGCCACGCTGGTGCTGAAGGGCGGCCGGGTCGTCGACGAGGCAGGGTCACGAGATGCCGACGTCGCCATCGCCGCCGACGGCACCATCGCTGCCGTGGGCCCCGGCCTCGACGGCGGGCGCGTGCTCGACTGCAGCGGCTGCGTGGTCGGCCCTGGCCTGGTCGACCTCCACAGCCACCTCCGCCAGCCCGGCCTCGAAGAGGCGGAGACGATCGAGACCGGCTCGCGCGCCGCCGCCCTCGGCGGCTACACCGCGGTGGTTGCCATGCCCAACACCACCCCGGCGATCGACAGCGCCGGTGTGGTCCGCGAGGTGCTCGAGCTGGCCCGCACCGCCCTCTGCGATGTGCACCCCGCCGGGGCCATCACCAAGGAGCGAGCCGGCACCGAGCTGGCGCCGATGGCCGAGATGGCAGCGCTGGGCGTGCGCCTCTTCACCGACGACGGAGCAGGCGTGCAGGACAGCCGGCTCATGCGCCGGGCGCTCGAGTACGCCTCGGCCCTTGGGGTCACGCTTGCCCAGCACTGCGAGGATGCCGGGCTCTCCACCGGCGGCTACATGCACGAGGGCGAGTGGTCGAGTCGGCTCGGGATCCCCGGCCAGCCCGCCGAGGCCGAGGAGCTCATGGTGGCGCGCGACATCGCCCTGTGCCGCCTCACCAAGGCGCCGGTGCACTTCCTGCACCTCTCCACCGCCGGGTCGGTCGCCCTCGTGCGCGCCGCCCGGGCCGAGGGCTTGCCTGTCACCGCCGAGGCCGCCCCCCACCACTTCACCCTCACCGACGCCGCGGTGGCGACCTACGACCCGGTGTTCAAGGTGCACCCCCCGCTGCGGACCGACGTCGACGTCGCTGCGGTCAAGGCCGGGCTGACCGACGGCACGATCGATGCCATCGCCACCGACCACGCCCCCCACACGCTTGAGTCGAAGGAGGCCGCCTTCGACGAGGCGCCGCCGGGCATGATCGGTCTGGAGACGGCGCTGCCCCTCGCCCTCGGCGAGCTCGGGCTGCCGATCGAAGCTGTGCTCGGCCTGCTGTCGTGGCGCCCCGCCCGCATCGCCGGCCTCGCCGACGCCCACGGCGGCCCCGTGGTGGAGGGACGGCGGGCGAACCTCTGCGTGATCGACCCCGCTGCGACCTGGGTGGTCGACGCCGCGGCGATGGCGAGCCGCAGCCGCAACACGCCCTACGCCGGGCGCAAGGTCACCGGACGTGTTCGCCACACGCTGCTTCGGGGAGAGCCAGTGGTCGTGGATGCGGAGGCCCAGCGATGA
- a CDS encoding aspartate carbamoyltransferase catalytic subunit gives MKHLLSVADLGADGINEILDLTDSFVEVSERRIPKIPTLRGRTVVSLFYEESTRTRLSFESAAKRMSADTMNFSVGASSVKKGESLRDTILTIEAMGVDAIVVRHGSAGVPWQLAAWVGASVINAGDGWHEHPTQALLDCYTIREERRRRGLGTGFDGLHVAIVGDVKHSRVARSDTLALAALGARVTLVAPPTLLPPAVGTWPVEVSHDLDTVLPKVDVVQVLRMQKERQTEALLPSLREYTATYGLTRDRARLLGDDALVMHPGPMNRGVEIAAEVADLPRSVIVRQVANGVAVRMAVLFLLLGAGGENVG, from the coding sequence GTGAAGCATCTGCTCTCTGTCGCCGACCTCGGGGCCGACGGCATCAACGAGATCCTCGACCTCACCGACTCCTTCGTGGAGGTCAGCGAGCGCCGGATCCCCAAGATCCCGACCCTGCGGGGCCGGACCGTGGTGTCGCTGTTCTACGAGGAGTCGACCCGCACCCGGCTGTCGTTCGAGTCGGCCGCCAAGCGGATGTCGGCCGACACCATGAACTTCAGCGTCGGCGCGTCGTCGGTGAAGAAGGGCGAGTCGCTGCGCGACACCATCCTCACCATCGAGGCCATGGGCGTCGACGCCATCGTCGTGCGCCATGGCTCGGCCGGGGTGCCCTGGCAGCTGGCAGCGTGGGTGGGGGCCAGCGTGATCAATGCCGGCGACGGCTGGCACGAGCACCCCACCCAGGCCCTGCTCGACTGCTACACGATCCGCGAGGAGCGACGCCGCCGTGGCCTCGGCACCGGCTTCGACGGCCTCCACGTGGCCATCGTCGGCGACGTGAAGCACAGTCGGGTGGCCCGCTCCGACACCCTTGCCCTGGCCGCGCTCGGCGCCCGGGTGACCCTGGTCGCCCCCCCGACCCTCCTGCCGCCGGCGGTGGGCACCTGGCCGGTGGAGGTCAGCCACGACCTCGACACCGTGCTGCCGAAGGTCGACGTGGTGCAGGTGCTGCGCATGCAGAAGGAGCGCCAGACCGAAGCGCTGCTCCCCTCGCTGCGCGAGTACACCGCCACCTACGGCCTGACCCGCGACCGCGCCCGGCTGCTCGGCGACGACGCCCTCGTGATGCACCCGGGGCCCATGAACCGCGGGGTCGAGATCGCCGCCGAGGTGGCCGACCTGCCCCGATCCGTCATCGTCCGCCAGGTGGCCAACGGCGTCGCCGTGCGCATGGCCGTCCTGTTCCTGCTGCTCGGCGCCGGAGGTGAGAACGTTGGCTGA